The sequence AGACTCCGAGCGGTTAAAGGCCCCGTTCTTTCTTTAATCTTTCGTACACTTCTTTGAAAGTAATCTTACCGGCAGATTATTTTTTCTACCTGTAGGATTTACCTTTTTTTCTTCTTTTTTCTCAATTTCTAATTTGGTAGCTGCAGCATGTTCTTTTTCCTGCTTTCTTTCCTCAAGCTGGTCTTTTTCTTCTGGTGTTAACTCCGGCATGAAAATACCTGAAATAATAAATACGACTAATGACGATGCTAGTAATATGGATAGTTTTTTAAAGGACATTCCTTTTTTAAATATTGCTCTTACTATAAGTAAAATGATTCCAGCAACAATAGAAACAAAGCTCAAGAAAAATAAGATATCAAATATAAAACCCAAGTTAATTATCTCCTTTCCGTAAAAGTTAGTAAAATAGTATGTGATTCTAATTACCTAGTAATTGTGTAAAATTTTTTAAGGTGACAAATTTCTTTAGGTATTCCATAGGTTAAAGCAAGTTCTTCTATGGTAATGTTTGTGCTTACATACTCATAAATACACTTATCTGGTAAAAGTAGTTCAACAGCAAACTTGTTTGCTTCTTGTTCAATTTTGTCGACAGATAAAAAAGCTGATTTATGATGATCGTATATCAGAAGTAAATAATTTTGAAATTAAACATATTGACGACCAGTTTCACATTAAATTCATGGTTGTAAGTAATGTTGGTGTTTTGGAAATGGAGGAGGTGTTTTAGGTGTTTGAGAATAAGAGCTATGAAAACATTTTGGAAGAAATGCTGGATAGCATCTCTGATGACATAGACAAACGAGAGGGCAGCATTATATATACTGCCATTGCTCCACAAG is a genomic window of Virgibacillus proomii containing:
- a CDS encoding ImmA/IrrE family metallo-endopeptidase — its product is MIYDHHKSAFLSVDKIEQEANKFAVELLLPDKCIYEYVSTNITIEELALTYGIPKEICHLKKFYTITR